One window of Lemur catta isolate mLemCat1 chromosome 3, mLemCat1.pri, whole genome shotgun sequence genomic DNA carries:
- the LOC123634838 gene encoding guanylate-binding protein 1-like: MASEIYMPGPVCLIENAKGKLRVNPEGLKTLSAITQPVVVVAIVGLYRTGKSYLLNKLAGKNKGFSVGPTVQFHTKGLWMRCVPHPKQPNHTLVLLNKEGLGYVEEVTEFCSYILCNSKTKFNFIKFNGPEQGELLKEELREDSKTLQEKI, encoded by the exons ATGGCCTCAGAAATCTACATGCCAGGCCCAGTATGCCTCATTGAGAATGCTAAAGGGAAACTGAGGGTTAATCCAGAAGGCTTGAAGACCCTGTCTGCCATTACCCAgcctgtggtggtggtggctaTCGTGGGCCTCTACCGCACGGGCAAATCCTACCTGCTGAACAAGCTGGCTGGGAAGAACAAGG GCTTCTCTGTTGGACCCACAGTGCAGTTTCACACCAAAGGACTCTGGATGCGGTGTGTGCCTCATCCCAAGCAGCCAAACCACACCCTAGTTCTGCTTAACAAAGAGGGCTTGGGATATGTAGAGGAG GTGACAGAATTCTGTTCTTACATCTTGTGCAATTCTAAAACTAAATTCAACTTCATCAAGTTCAATGGACCT GAACAGGGAGAACTGCTCAAGGAGGAACTCAGAGAAGATAGCAAAACACTTCAGGAAAAGATCTAG